A genomic region of Podarcis raffonei isolate rPodRaf1 chromosome 13, rPodRaf1.pri, whole genome shotgun sequence contains the following coding sequences:
- the LOC128399002 gene encoding vomeronasal type-2 receptor 26-like: MTQLYQHILALVFAVKEINANLQILPNLTLGFHIYNSHFSASWTYRASLELLSSYSRFIPNYKCDTQNELAAVIGSPNSADCLHMANILSNYKIPQLIYGPAPMRNIKTEVAFLNQMFPNIDHEYEGILKLLLHFGWLWTGVVIVNDENGERFLQSVVPKFILRGICFDFIGTFPTMSYSTGLMDLVADGLKTFNVAMRSTVNVLIIHGEIDSMILLRMLPTVSEYEDIPIKAKGKVWVMTVQMDFTSLPFQRDQDIDFLHGTLSFTIHSEEVLGFQEFVQMRNPILEKEDGFMRIYWEKAFQCHFPDSEGNMQDGDICTGEEKLEILPGSIFPTSMTGHSYSIYNAVYAVAHAVHAMHSSKLKRRVDEGRLKLWNQKMWKSFRRVKVGKIDPMAPQEEAFSICEEAIVWPSRFNQAQPLSLCNANCPLGYQKTKKEGKPFCCYDCVLCPEGKISNQTDMDECLQCPPDHYPNVGKGSCVAKDIHFLSYGEPLGISLACFALSLSFLTALVLWIFINHRDTPIVKANNRNLSYTLLTSLLLAFLCALLFIGRPKKVTCLLRQTAFGVIFSVAVSCVLTKTIIVVLAFMVTKPGSSMRKWVGKQQATSILLSCSLIQAALCTVWLATSPPFPALDMHSMSKEIILGCNEGSVTMFYCVLGFMGLLAIVSFSVAFLARKLPDSFNEAKFITFSMLVFCSVWLSFVPTYLSTKGKYMVAVEIFSMLASSAGLLGCIFAPKCYIIVMKPELNNKDQLRRRNQ, from the exons ATGACACAGCTCTACCAACATATCCTGGCATTAGTATTTGCTGTAAAAGAGATCAATGCAAACCTCCAAATCTTACCCAACCTCACTCTGGGCTTCCACATCTATAACAGCCATTTTAGTGCCAGCTGGACCTATCGTGCCTCCTTGGAACTCCTCTCTTCGTACAGCAGATTCatccccaactacaaatgtgacaccCAGAATGAATTAGCAGCAGTTATTGGAAGTCCGAACTCTGCGGATTGTCTTCATATGGCAAATATACTGAGCaactacaagattccacag CTCATCTATGGTCCTGCTCCAATGAGAAATATTAAAACTGAAGTTGCTTTCCTTAACCAAATGTTCCCAAATATAGACCATGAATATGAAGGGATTCTCAAGTTACTGCTACACTTCGGATGGCTGTGGACTGGTGTGGTGATTGTGAATGATGAGAATGGAGAGAGGTTTCTACAGAGCGTGGTTCCAAAATTTATTCTGAGAGGAATCTGCTTTGATTTCATAGGAACATTTCCAACAATGTCTTATTCTACTGGTCTTATGGACTTGGTTGCAGATGGGCTCAAGACATTTAATGTTGCCATGAGAAGTACTGTTAATGTGTTGATCATTCATGGGGAAATTGATTCCATGATACTTTTGAGAATGCTTCCTACTGTGTCAGAATATGAAGATATACCAATAAAGGCTAAAGGTAAAGTTTGGGTCATGACAGTACAGATGGATTTCACATCACTTCCCTTTCAGAGAGATCAGGACATAGACTTCCTCCATGGTACTCTATCCTTCACAATTCACTCAGAGGAGGTCTTGGGATTCCAGGAATTTGTTCAGATGAGAAATCCCATCTTGGAAAAAGAAGACGGCTTTATGAGGATATACTGGGAAAAGGCATTTCAGTGTCATTTCCCTGACTCTGAGGGGAATATGCAGGATGGAGATATTtgcactggggaggagaagctggagattCTTCCTGGCTCTATTTTTCCAAcaagcatgactggccacagctatagCATCTACAATGCAGTCTATGCTGTGGCACACGCTGTTCATGCCATGCATTCATCTAAATTGAAGCGCAGGGTGGATGAAGGGCGGCTGAAGCTTTGGAATCAAAAGATGTGGAAG TCCTTTCGGAGggtgaaagttggaaagatcgACCCCATGGCTCCCCAAGAAGAAGCATTCAGCATTTGTGAAGAAGCCATTGTGTGGCCCAGCAGGTTTAACCAG GCCCAGCCTCTTTCTCTTTGTAATGCCAATTGTCCTTTGGGTTATCAAAAAAcaaagaaggaagggaaaccattttgctgctatgattgcgtATTATGTCCAGAAGGGAAAATTTCCAACCAGACAG ACATGGATGAATGCCTTCAATGCCCACCAGATCATTACCCAAACGTGGGAAAGGGCTCATGCGTGGCAAAGGACATCCATTTCTTGTCTTATGGGGAACCCCTGGGGATCTCTTTGGCCTGCTTTGCTCTTTCCTTGTCCTTCCTTACAGCTTTGGTGCTTTGGATTTTCATTAACCACCGggacactcccatagtcaaagccaacaaccgcaaCCTCTCCTACACTCTCCTCACCTCCCTCTTGCTTGCTTTCCTTTGTGCTCTTCTATTCATCGGTCGACCCAAGAAAGTGACATGTCTCCTTCGACAAACAGCTTTTGGCGTCATCTTTTCAGTGGCAGTTTCTTGTGTGTTGACAAAGACAATCATTGTGGTCCTTGCTTTCATGGTCACCAAACCAGGGTCCagcatgaggaaatgggtggggaaacaacaggccacctccattcttctttcctgtTCCTTGATTCAAGCTGCTCTTTgtactgtgtggctggcaacttctcccccattcccagcttTAGACATGCATTCAATGAGTAAAGAAATTATTCTGGGATGTAATGAAGGGTCCGTcaccatgttctactgtgtcttgGGGTTTATGGGCTTgctggccattgtcagcttctCTGTAgccttcctagccaggaagttacctgacagctttaatgaagccaagtttatcaccttcagcatgctggtattttgcagtgtgtggctgtcctttgttccaacttatttaagcacaaaaggaaaatatatggtggctgtggagattttctccatgttggcctccagtgctggtttACTAGGCTGTATATTTGCCCCAAAATGTTATATTATTGTGATGAAGCCAGAGCTGAACAACAAGGACCAGTTAAGAAGACGAAATCAGTGA
- the LOC128399003 gene encoding vomeronasal type-2 receptor 26-like produces MTQLYQHILALVFAVKEINANLQILPNLTLGFHIYNSHFSASWTYRASLELLSSYSRFIPNYKCDCQNELAAVIGDPNSEVCLHMTSILSNYKIPQLIYGPAPIRNIRTEVAFLNQMFPNIDHQYEGILKLLLHFRWLWTGVVIADNENGERFLQSVIPKFIRRGICFDFIGRFPSISYTNGIADLVAHGFKTFNVAMRSTANVLIIHGEIDSMTLLRMLPAVSEYEDIPIKAKGKVCVMTVQMDFTSLPFQRDQDIDFLHGALSFTIPSKEILGFQEFVQMRNPISEKEDGFMRIYWEKAFQCHFPDSERNTQDGDICTGEEKLETLPGSVFPTSMTGHSYSIYNAVYAVAHAVHAMHSSKLKHRVDEGRLKLWNQQMWKLNHFVKSISFNNSAGGKVSFNQNGELESGFDIINWVTFPNQSFRRVKVGKINPMAPQEEVFSICEEAIVWPSRFNQAQPLSLCNANCPLGYQKTKKEGKPFCCYDCVLCPEGKISNQTADMDECLQCPPDHYPNVEKDSCVPKVIHFLSYGEPLGISLACFSVSMSFLTALVLWIFIKHRETPIVIANNRNLSYTLLTSLLLAFLCALLFIGRPKKVTCLLRQTAFGIIFSVAVSCVLTKTIIVVLAFMVTKPGSSMRKWLGKQQATSIVLSCSLIQAALCTVWLATSPPFPALDMHSMSKEIVLQCNEGSVTMFYCVLGFMGLLAIVSLSVAFLARKLPDSFNEAKFITFSMLVFCSVWLSFVPTYLSTKGKYMVAVEIFSILASSAGLLACIFSPKCYIIVMKPELNTKDQLRRRTQ; encoded by the exons ATGACACAGCTCTACCAACATATCCTGGCATTAGTATTTGCTGTAAAAGAGATCAATGCAAACCTCCAAATCTTACCCAACCTCACTCTGGGCTTCCACATCTATAACAGCCATTTTAGTGCAAGCTGGACCTATCGTGCCTCCTTGGAACTCCTCTCTTCGTACAGCAGATTCATCCCCAACTACAAGTGTGACTGCCAGAATGAACTAGCAGCAGTCATTGGAGATCCGAACTCTGAGGTTTGTCTTCATATGACAAGTATACTGAGCaactacaagattccacag CTCATCTATGGTCCTGCTCCAATAAGAAATATTAGAACTGAAGTTGCTTTCCTTAACCAAATGTTCCCAAATATAGACCATCAATATGAAGGTATTCTCAAGTTACTGCTACACTTCAGATGGTTGTGGACTGGTGTGGTGATTGCAGATAATGAGAATGGAGAGAGGTTTCTACAGAGCGTGATTCCAAAATTTATTCGGAGAGGAATCTGCTTTGATTTCATAGGAAGATTTCCATCAATTTCATATACTAATGGTATTGCAGACTTGGTTGCACATGGGTTCAAGACATTTAATGTTGCCATGAGAAGTACTGCTAACGTGTTGATCATTCATGGGGAAATTGATTCCATGACACTTTTGAGAATGCTTCCTGCTGTGTCAGAATATGAGGATATACCAATAAAGGCTAAAGGTAAAGTTTGTGTCATGACAGTTCAGATGGATTTCACATCACTTCCCTTTCAGAGAGATCAGGACATAGACTTCCTCCATGGTGCTCTATCTTTCACAATTCCCTCAAAGGAGATCTTGGGATTCCAGGAATTTGTTCAGATGAGAAATCCCATCTCAGAAAAAGAAGATGGCTTTATGAGGATATACTGGGAAAAGGCATTTCAGTGTCATTTCCCTGACTCTGAAAGAAATACGCAGGATGGCGATATTTGCACTGGGGAAGAGAAGCTGGAGACTCTTCCTGGCTCTGTTTTTCCAAcaagcatgactggccacagctatagCATCTACAATGCAGTCTATGCTGTGGCACACGCTGTGCATGCCATGCACTCATCTAAATTGAAGCACAGAGTGGATGAAGGGCGGCTGAAGCTTTGGAATCAACAGATGTGGAAG CTCAACCACTTTGTTAAAAGCATCTCATTTAATAATAGTGCTGGGGGTAAAGTTTCCTTCAACCAAAATGGAGAGttagagtctggatttgatattataAACTGGGTTACATTTCCAAACCAGTCCTTTCGGAGggtgaaagttggaaagatcaacCCCATGGCTCCCCAAGAAGAAGTGTTCAGCATTTGTGAAGAAGCCATTGTGTGGCCCAGCAGGTTTAACCAG GCACAGCCTCTTTCTCTTTGTAATGCCAATTGTCCTTTGGGTTATCAAAAAAcaaagaaggaagggaaaccattttgctgctatgattgcgtcttatgtccagaagggaagatttccaaCCAGACAG CTG ACATGGATGAATGCCTTCAATGCCCACCGGATCATTACCCAAATGTGGAAAAGGATTCATGCGTGCCAAAGGTCATCCATTTCTTGTCTTATGGGGAACCACTGGGGATCTCTTTGGCCTGCTTTTCTGTTTCCATGTCCTTCCTTACAGCTTTGGTGCTTTGGATCTTCATTAAGCACCGGGAGACTCCCATCGTCATAGCCAACAACCGCAACCTCTCCTACACTCTCCTCACCTCCCTCTTGCTTGCTTTCCTTTGTGCTCTTTTATTCATCGGTCGACCCAAGAAAGTGACATGTCTCCTTCGACAaacagcttttggcatcatcttctcagtggcagTTTCTTGTGTGTTGACAAAGACAATCATTGTGGTCCTTGCTTTCATGGTCACCAAACCAGGGTCCAGCATGAGgaaatggctggggaaacaacaggccacctccattgttctttcCTGTTCCTTGATTCAAGCCGCTCTTTgtactgtgtggctggcaacTTCTCCCCCATTTCCAGCTTTAGACATGCATTCAATGAGTAAAGAAATTGTtctgcaatgtaatgaagggtccgtcaccatgttctactgtgtcttgGGGTTTATGGGCTTGCTGGCCATTGTCAGCTTATCTGTAgccttcctagccaggaagttacCCGACagctttaatgaagccaagtttatcaccttcagcatgctggtattttgcagtgtgtggctgtcctttgttccaacttatttaagcacaaaaggaaaatatatggtggctgtggagatcttctctatcttggcctccagtgctggattactggcttgcatcttttccccaaaatgttataTTATTGTGATGAAGCCAGAGCTGAACACGAAGGACCAGTTAAGAAGAAGAACTCAGTGA
- the LOC128399004 gene encoding vomeronasal type-2 receptor 26-like, with translation MCKIPSTKCSICSPLPFLHKYYQPGDLIVAGIMSQISILFNSIDFDKCPSTDLFDDIVVMTQLYQHILALAFAVKEINANLQILPNLTLGFHIYNSHFSASWTYRASLELLSTYSRFISNYKCDSQHELAAVIGGPNSKVCLHMASILSNYKISQLIYGPAPMRNSKTEVAFLNQMFPSIDHQYEGILKLLLHFRWLWTGVVIVNDENGERFLQSVVPKFIRRGICFDFIGRFPSMSYTNGVTDLVADGLKSFNVAMRSTANVLIIHGEIDSMTVLRMFPAISEYEDIPIKAKGKVWVMTVQMDFTSLPFQRDQDIDFLHGTLSFTIHSEEVLGFQEFVQMRNPILEKEDGFMRIYWEKAFQCHFPDSEGNMQDGDICTGEEKLETLPGSIFPTSMTGHSYSIYNAVYALAHAVHAMQSSKFKHRVDEGRLKLWNQQMWKSFRRVKVGKIDPMAPQEEAFSICEEAIVWPSRFNQAQPLSLCNANCPLGYQKTKKEGKPFCCYDCVLCPEGKISNQTADMDECFQCPPDHYPNVEKDSCLPKNIQFLSYEEPLGISLACFALSLSFLAALVLWIFIKHRDTPIVKANNRNLSYTLLISLLLAFLCALLFIGRPEKVTCLLRQTAFGIIFSVAVSCVLAKTIIVVLAFMVTKPGSNMRKWVGKQQATSILLSCSLIQAALCTVWLATSPPFPALDMHSMSKEIVLECNEGSVTMFYCVLGFMGLLAIVSFSVAFLARKLPDSFNEAKFITFSMLVFCSVWLSFVPTYLSTKGKYMVAVEIFSILASSAGLLGCIFSPKCYIIVMKPELNNKEQLRRRNQ, from the exons ATGTGCAAGATTCCTAGCACTAAGTGCAGCATCTGcagtccccttccttttcttcacaaGTATTACCAACCAGGAGACCTCATCGTTGCTGGTATTATGTCTCAGATCTCCATATTATTCAACTCAATAGACTTTGATAAATGTCCTTCTACTGACCTCTTTGATGACATTGT GGTTATGACACAACTCTACCAACATATCCTGGCATTAGCATTTGCTGTAAAAGAGATCAATGCAAACCTCCAAATCTTACCCAACCTCACTCTGGGCTTCCACATCTATAACAGCCATTTTAGTGCCAGCTGGACCTATCGTGCCTCCTTGGAACTCCTCTCTACATACAGCAGATTCATCTCCAACTACAAGTGTGACTCCCAGCATGAACTAGCAGCAGTCATTGGAGGTCCGAACTCTAAGGTTTGTCTTCATATGGCAAGTATACTGAGCAACTACAAGATTTCACAG CTCATCTATGGTCCTGCTCCAATGAGAAATAGTAAAACTGAAGTTGCTTTCCTTAACCAAATGTTCCCAAGTATAGACCATCAATATGAAGGGATTCTCAAGTTATTGCTACACTTCAGATGGCTCTGGACTGGTGTGGTGATTGTGAATGATGAGAATGGAGAGAGGTTTCTACAGAGCGTGGTTCCAAAATTTATTCGAAGAGGAATCTGCTTTGATTTCATAGGAAGATTTCCATCAATGTCTTATACTAATGGTGTTACGGACTTGGTTGCAGATGGGCTCAAGTCATTTAATGTTGCCATGAGAAGTACTGCTAACGTGTTGATCATTCATGGGGAAATTGATTCCATGACAGTTTTGAGAATGTTTCCTGCTATATCAGAATATGAAGATATACCAATAAAGGCTAAAGGGAAAGTTTGGGTTATGACAGTTCAGATGGATTTCACATCACTTCCCTTTCAGAGAGATCAGGACATAGACTTCCTCCATGGTACTCTATCCTTCACAATTCACTCGGAGGAGGTCTTGGGATTCCAGGAATTTGTTCAGATGAGAAATCCCATCTTGGAAAAAGAAGATGGCTTTATGAGGATATACTGGGAAAAGGCATTTCAGTGTCATTTCCCTGACTCTGAGGGGAATATGCAGGATGGAGATATTtgcactggggaggagaagctggagactcTTCCTGGCTCTATTTTTCCAAcaagcatgactggccacagctatagCATCTACAATGCAGTCTATGCTTTGGCACACGCTGTGCATGCTATGCAGTCATCTAAATTCAAGCACAGGGTGGATGAAGGGCGGCTGAAGCTTTGGAATCAACAGATGTGGAAG TCCTTTCGGAGagtgaaagttggaaagatcgACCCCATGGCTCCCCAAGAAGAAGCATTCAGCATTTGTGAAGAAGCCATTGTGTGGCCCAGCAGGTTCAACCAG GCCCAGCCTCTTTCTCTTTGTAATGCCAATTGTCCTTTGGGTTATCAAAAAAcaaagaaggaagggaaaccattttgctgctatgattgcgtcttatgtccagaagggaagatttccaaCCAGACAG ctg ACATGGATGAATGCTTTCAATGCCCACCAGATCATTACCCAAATGTGGAAAAGGATTCTTGCCTGCCAAAGAACATACAATTCTTGTCTTATGAGGAACCACTGGGGATCTCTTTGGCCTGCTTTGCTCTTTCCTTGTCCTTCCTTGCCGCTTTGGTGCTTTGGATCTTCATTAAGCACAGGGACACTCCcatcgtcaaagccaacaaccgcaacctctcctacactctcctcatctccctcttgCTTGCTTTCCTTTGTGCTCTTCTATTCATCGGTCGACCTGAGAAAGTGACGTGTCTCCTTCGACAaacagcttttggcatcatcttttcAGTGGCAGTTTCTTGTGTTTTGGCCAAGACAATCATTGTGGTCCTTGCTTTCATGGTCACCAAACCAGGGTCCaacatgaggaaatgggtggggaaacaacAGGCCACTTCCATTCTTCTTTCCTGTTCCTTGATTCAAGCTGCTCTTTgtactgtgtggctggcaacTTCTCCCCCATTTCCAGCTTTAGACATGCATTCAATGAGTAAagaaattgttctggaatgtaatgaagggtcagtcaccatgttctactgtgtcttgGGGTTTATGGGCTTgctggccattgtcagcttctCTGTAgccttcctagccaggaagttacctgacagctttaatgaagccaagtttatcaccttcagcatgctggtattttgcagtgtgtggctgtcctttgttccaacttatttaagcacaaaaggaaaatatatggtggctgtggagattttctccatcttggcctccagtgctggtttACTAGGTTGTATATTTTCACCTAAATGTTATATTATTGTGATGAAGCCAGAGCTGAACAACAAGGAGCagttaagaagaagaaatcagtga